Proteins encoded together in one Chelonoidis abingdonii isolate Lonesome George chromosome 1, CheloAbing_2.0, whole genome shotgun sequence window:
- the BEST3 gene encoding bestrophin-3 isoform X2: protein MTADERKNFDHLKSPHLKYWIPFVWFGNLASKARKDGRIRDSVDLQTLMNEMNKYRSWCSLLFGYDWVGIPLVYTQVVTLAVYTFFFACLIGRQFLDPEQGYVGHDLDLYIPIFTLLQFFFYAGWLKVAEQLINPFGEDDDDFEVNWCIDRNLQVSLLAVDEMHMNLPKMDKDIYWDDSAAQPPYTLAAADYCIPSFLGSTIEMGLSDTEFLRGENWSWDDEKYRRQPSVLRRVKRFLSVHESSPSPARRRYSRQTSENSVFFPAHEKGHIRSLQEMHSRGRHFASKVKKKHELADRNPRLHASIDLATISETSRTNILESYQSSENDPTTKTALPVPEAVVAATEDRTLNASDRQTLQTDTSTNVSTEQAPPGSPTEPHSDPVDAPRPHSEMAKSFMDSGQHKSSTVVIEEPKSDLHKSMTAGDSKDQHGSSERCSPDFHMLNITLHTDAAPLLLDFGTLSGQSTLSGESNIAASAARDTVDMHHLLKHLDAKETAILEFINEKNEGNL, encoded by the exons ATGACAGCAGATGAAAGAAAAAACTTTGATCATCTTAAGTCTCCCCATCTTAAATACTGGATTCCATTTGTCTGGTTTGGAAATCTAGCATCTAAGGCACGAAAAGATGGTAGAATTAGAGACAGTGTAGACCTTCAGACACTGATGAAT GAAATGAATAAGTACCGGTCTTGGTGTAGTCTTCTATTTGGTTATGACTGGGTTGGAATTCCACTGGTCTACACACAG GTTGTCACTCTTGCCGTCTATACCTTCTTCTTTGCATGTCTGATAGGACGTCAGTTTTTGGATCCTGAGCAAGGATATGTAGGACATGACTTGGATCTTTACATTCCAATCTTCACACTGTTACAATTCTTCTTTTATGCAGGATGGCTCAAG GTTGCTGAGCAGCTTATTAATCCATTtggggaagatgatgatgattttgaaGTAAATTGGTGCATTGATAGAAATTTGCAG GTCTCTCTTCTGGCTGTGGATGAAATGCACATGAACTTACCAAAGATGGACAAAGATATTTACTGGGATGATTCAGCTGCTCAGCCACCATACACACTGGCAGCTGCCGATTACTGTATTCCATCTTTTCTTGGATCAACTATTGAAATGGG GCTGTCTGATACAGAGTTCCTCCGTGGGGAAAACTGGTCCTGGGATGATGAGAAATACAGGCGACAGCCCTCAGTGCTGAGAAGAGTTAAGCGATTTCTGAGTGTCCATGAaagctctccttccccagccaggagGCGCTACAGCAGACAGACAAGTGAGAACTCGGTTTTTTTCCCTGCTCATGAAAAGGGTCACATCCGCAGTTTGCAAGAAATGCACTCTAGAGGGAGACATTTTGCCTCAAAGGTCAAGAAGAAACATGAGCTGGCTGATAGGAATCCCCGACTGCATGCTAGCATAGATCTAGCAACTATTAGTGAAACTAGCAGAACCAACATTTTAGAGAGCTACCAATCTAGTGAGAATGACCCAACAACCAAGACAGCTTTGCCAGTCCCCGAAGCAGTTGTCGCTGCTACTGAGGACAGAACACTTAATGCgtcagacagacagactttgCAGACAGACACCTCCACAAACGTGTCGACAGAACAGGCTCCCCCAGGCAGTCCAACTGAGCCACATTCTGATCCTGTGGATGCGCCACGACCTCATTCAGAAATGGCTAAGTCTTTTATGGATTCTGGGCAGCACAAATCATCCACCGTTGTAATAGAGGAACCAAAATCTGATTTACACAAAAGTATGACAGCAGGTGATAGCAAAGATCAACATGGGAGCTCTGAAAGATGTTCCCCAGACTTCCATATGCTCAATATCACATTGCATACAGATGCTGCACCTCTTTTATTGGATTTCGGAACACTCTCTGGACAAAGCACCTTAAGTGGTGAAAGTAACATTGCTGCCTCTGCTGCTAGAGATACAGTTGATATGCATCATTTATTGAAACATCTGGATGCTAAAGAAACAGCTATACTAGAATTTATTAATGAGAAGAATGAAGGAAATCTCTGA